In the genome of Bacteroidia bacterium, one region contains:
- the plsX gene encoding phosphate acyltransferase PlsX: MRIGLDIFGGDFAPDATIGGAALALKELPPSVKLVLIGDEADIRSRLAKENADVSALEIVHAPDQIGMGEHPTKAFSQKPNSSIAVGFRLLKEKKLDGFASAGNTGAMLVGSMFSVKTIPGVIRPSITSVLPKENGGFGLILDVGINADCKPDVLYQFGILGSIYAEHVYKIKNPKVALLNIGEEAEKGNLVTQAAHHLMKESKDFCFIGNVEGRDLFNDKADVIVCEGFTGNIVLKEAEAIFTLMAKHKLLNDYFKRFNYENYGGTPILGINSTVIIGHGISNAKTIKNMVKLTYEVAEAGLTGLISKAFQ, from the coding sequence ATGAGAATCGGTCTTGACATTTTCGGAGGCGACTTCGCACCTGATGCTACAATCGGGGGTGCAGCATTGGCTCTGAAGGAACTGCCTCCGTCGGTAAAGCTGGTGCTGATCGGTGATGAGGCAGATATCCGCTCGCGCCTGGCAAAGGAGAATGCCGATGTTTCTGCGTTAGAAATTGTACACGCTCCTGACCAGATCGGGATGGGGGAGCATCCGACTAAAGCCTTTTCACAAAAACCAAACTCGTCTATCGCTGTTGGCTTCCGTCTGCTGAAAGAAAAGAAACTGGATGGTTTTGCTTCTGCAGGCAACACCGGTGCAATGCTGGTGGGTTCCATGTTTTCCGTGAAAACGATCCCCGGAGTAATTCGCCCAAGCATCACCTCTGTGCTTCCCAAAGAAAACGGCGGATTTGGCCTTATACTCGATGTGGGAATTAATGCCGATTGCAAACCCGATGTACTCTATCAGTTCGGTATCCTGGGATCTATTTACGCGGAACACGTCTATAAGATCAAAAATCCAAAGGTGGCTCTTCTCAACATTGGTGAGGAAGCTGAAAAAGGTAACCTGGTAACGCAGGCGGCCCACCATTTGATGAAGGAATCAAAGGATTTCTGCTTTATCGGCAATGTGGAGGGAAGGGATCTGTTCAATGACAAAGCAGATGTGATCGTTTGTGAAGGATTTACAGGAAACATCGTACTCAAGGAAGCAGAAGCCATTTTTACGCTGATGGCAAAGCATAAGCTTCTCAACGATTATTTCAAAAGATTCAATTACGAGAATTACGGTGGTACACCCATTCTGGGAATTAATTCCACAGTGATTATCGGTCATGGCATATCCAACGCCAAAACCATTAAGAATATGGTGAAACTAACCTATGAAGTGGCGGAAGCGGGTTTAACAGGACTCATCAGTAAAGCTTTTCAGTAA
- the rpmF gene encoding 50S ribosomal protein L32 has protein sequence MPNPKRRLSKSRSRKRRTHYTATAPTLAVCPATGETHLYHRAYWHEGKLYYKGKVVMEKA, from the coding sequence ATGCCAAATCCAAAACGAAGATTATCCAAGAGTCGTAGCCGCAAGCGCAGAACGCACTATACCGCTACTGCGCCTACACTGGCGGTGTGTCCTGCAACCGGAGAAACACACCTTTACCATCGCGCCTACTGGCACGAGGGAAAACTCTACTATAAAGGGAAAGTGGTAATGGAGAAAGCTTAA